Part of the Streptomyces sp. f51 genome is shown below.
CCTCCGCCGCACTCCTCGATGAGATCGGGCGCTGCACGGACGAGACCAAGCAGGCGTACACCGACGGCGTACTCGCCGTCATCGACGGTATCGCCGCTCGCCTGGCGCCCGCCGATCCGCGCTCGATGCGCACGAAGACCCTCAACGTCTACGCCATGATGGTCGGGACACTGCAGCTCTCCCGCGCCCTGTCCAACCGGCGACTCTCCGACGAGCTCCTCGAAGAGGGCATCCGCAACGCCCTCACTCTGCTCAGCGCACAACCACCAGGCAGCGGCTGAAGGTGCTGTTTGACGGGGACGAGGCGCCCTCCTACCAATGGCCGGTGCGCTCCCGGGAAGGCGCCGTCTGCCGTGCATCCGCCCGCTGGTGGCCGGGGATGACCGCGGCCGGGTGGAGGTCGAGCCGGTTGCTCATGTCCAGCTCGAACCGGCCGCAGGGTTTGACGTGGGTCCAGAACAGCGGGGACAGCGCGCGCTGGTGGGCGTCGCCGAGGCGCCCAGGCGCCCCACCCACTTCGGCTCGGCCAGGACTTCCTGCATTAGCAGGGTGTTCACGTGTTCTCTGAACTTCGAGAATCGGCGGCCGCGCCCGTGGTTGAGGGTCACGTCTAGTCGCGGGAGATGTAGCCGTGGGCGGTCGGGTACGCGGATGCCGTCGTTTGCGAGCGACACCTGCACGAGTCGCTTGAACGGGGCATCGGACGTCTGGCTCTCCCTACGAAGGTGGTCCGGCGCCTCAGCGAAGCTGTCTCGGCCGTGGGCGATGCCTTGGAGCGAAGAATTCCATACTCCACAGGCTTCACCGACCAGCAGGCGACGTCTCCTTCCGCTTCTGGGACCTGACGGTCGAACCGCCGACCCGACATCGCTTTGGGTGATCCCGGCGTCCGCGCCGAGCGCCTTGACCATCGCGGTCGATGAACCCCTGCGCGCCTTCCTCCCCGCAACGCAGGACCGCGACCGGCTTTGAACCGGACTCCGGTGGCGGACGTGATCAGTGCGACGCCACCCCGTTCCCCTGAAGGTGACTGACAGCAGCGAGAGGGCGGGGCAGTCGTTGTTGGGCGCTCCCGGATGTTGAGGCCGTACCCCGGTTCTCGTCGTCGGCCTGGGCGGGCCGAGATGCGGCAGGCATCGGCACGCTCCGGAGGAGTCAACTTGTGTTGAATTCTGCTACCGCTGCCGTGGCTCGTTGGTCTGCCTCTGCTTTCAGGGTCTCCCAGTCGGCGGCTGCCTGACGTGTCCCTGCCGCCAGGACCGCGGCGCGTACGGCGGTGCGGACATCGCCGGGACCCATCCGCAGCCCGGCTCCTCTGAGGCCCTGGATTTCCGACAGTGCGTGCGTGGCGGCCTGGTCGAGGTCGGGGGCTGCCTCAGCAGACGTGCCTGCAGCGTCCCGGCACACCACGATGACGTCGATGCGGTTGGGCTCCGCTGCTGCGGTCTTGGCGAGACTGGTCGCCACTTCGGCGACCACGGCGCGGGTGGTGGTGACGACGAAGCCGGCGTCGGACAGCGACCGCATGAGAGCGCACCAGCCCGTGGTCTGTGACTGGTGGAAGCTGAACAGGAGGCAGCCGCCGGGCTTGAGGACGCGCCGGCACTCGCGCCAGACCCGGGCCGCGGTGGCTTGGAATCCAGCAGGGGCGGCGTTCTGCACTTCCTGGATGGCACGGGTGCTGGGTATGTCTGGGTAGCCCCGGTAGGGGCGCATGGCGCTAAGCCACGCGTGGAAGAAGTCGGCCAGCTCCGAGTAGTGGACGTTGTCTACATAGGGAGGGTCGGTGACGATGAGGTCCACGCTGTCGTCGGGGAGATCCGTCTGCGAGGCGTCGCCGGTGGTGGTGTAGGCCGTTGCGGGATCCCGCACGAACTGCTGCCACGTCGTGCTCAGGGGGCGGGCGACGGGAAGTGAGGACTGGTTGACGGCGAGGATCCGGCTGGCCTCGGCCTTGAAGTCCAGCGGGGTGCTCTTGTACTGGGCTGCTTTGTGTAGCCGGGTGAGCACCGCGGAGAACCCAGCCGATCCCCCCTGGGCGCCCCAGGGGTCTCCTTCGACGCTGCACCGCTCCGGCCGCAGTACGTGGTTGTGGAAGACCGAGCGGACCGGGCCGGTGCCCTCCCCCTTGTAGGAGCAGAATAGGTTGTGGTGTTCGACGGTTCTGCCGAACGATGCAATGAGCGCCTCGCGTTCCGCTGAGGCCCCGGGGAGATCGCGCAGCGCAGCGCCGATCAGTCCCAGGCTGTAACGCTGGCGCTCGTTGAAGAACCGCTCCCAGGAGTCGTACCCCCAGCGCAGCGCCTGGACGGTGCTGACGCCTTCCTCAAGCGCGCCGAGCGGGCGTACGAGCTCATCGGGGGAGGCGTCGGCGAGGGATTTGGCTGCCTTGTCGTACAGACAGAGGTCGAAGTCGTCGATTGCCCGGTACTCACGCCTGCCGTCGGCGCGCAGCACCAGCTTCGCGTACATGCGCCGTTCAGGGACGGCGCCGTTCAGCGCGGCAATGACAGGGGTGCGGTGTCCGAGACGGCACGTCATGAACCGTCCCCGGACGGCTCCTTGGAACGAGAAGGTCATGTCGCAGGCGGGGCAGTGCCCCCTCTCGTCCTTGCTCAAGTCGGTGACGCATATGCCCCGGCAGCCAGGGCATACGGTCTGCGCGCGGGGGAATCTGCGCGGGTACGCATGGCGGGCGAAGACCCGGGTGGTGAAGAGCTCCACGTCCTCGCCGCACTCCGGGCAGCGCGCCAGAGCCACCCAGAAGTAGTGCAGGACTGGTTCATTGGAGACTGTGCGGTGCAGTTCCTGGACGGGGCGGGCGCACTTTCTGACGACCTGCCCGAAGAGGTCCGCGAGCACCTCGAGATCCCATGGCTGCAGCGCCTGCCGCTGGGTGAGCGTCGCGACGGGGTTGATGTCGCGGCCGACGACGGCGGCCCCGAGTTTGGCCGCCTCGACAAGGGTGGTGCCCGATCCGGCGAAAGGGTCGTAGACGACGAGCCCTCGCAGCCTGGCCGAGGCGTCCGCAATGGATTCGTCCGGCCCGGACACGGCAGCTAGCAATAAGTGGCGTGCGACGCTGCCTAGGCGCCTCGCCCACCACTTGTGCACGTAGGTCGCGGGCCGGTGAACCTCCTTGCGCCATGACTCGTGCTCGGCGATCCGGCTCCACTCCACTGGCGCCGGCCCGGCCTCGAGAAGTGAGACCAGGGGGAGGCCCGCCCCTAGCTTCTCGTTCATGTGCGTGCCCCCGGGTGGTCCGAACCCAGATCCACCGCCCTCGGATTGGGCAGGAGCAGGTGACGGCCTGTCAACGTGCGTTACTGTAACGGTAGGTAGTGGGGGGACACCAGGTGGGTGATGGCGCGCGTGACATATTTGGACTGCCTCGTCCCTCCTGACGCAGGCCCGGCCGACTTTTTTGAGCGCGTGCAGGCCCTTCGCATGACGGACCGCGGCCGCACCGTCGAGCTCGGCCCGCTGGACCGCGCCACCCTGACCCTGTTGTCCCGCGCGTTATCGAGCGAAGAACGCAGCGTGTACCTGGGCCTCCCGCGCGGGCGGCACGACCTGGCCGTGCTGATCGGGATCTACCTCCAGCTCATACGGCGCGGGGCAGAGCTGACTGGCGGATCACCCTGCCCGGTCCCTGACGGACCGGTCGTCGTCGTGGGACTGCGCACCAACGTCACCGTACGGCTGGCACAGCTCGCGATCGGCCGGCAGAACCTCTCGCGAGCTCTGCGCATGCAGAGAATTCGCGGTGACGGACGGGTCGTCGACCTTCAAGGAAGGATCACGAGGGCCGTCGACTCGCCCTCGGGACTGTTCTACCTCAACACCGCACTCGGCAGGCCCTCGCTGGGGACCAGCGTCGGCACCGTCGTCATCGACCGCACCAGCATGGCCAACGACCAGTCCTGGGAGCGCGCGTTGGCCTGGGCAAGCGAGCACGACGCCGCCCGCGTCGTGGCCGTGGCCGATCTGGGCACCCAGCCGGGCGGCAGCCGGACCTGGACGCAATGGCCCTGGAGTCCCGCGCTGCGCTCCGACGTGCGGCACACCCTCGGGCACCGCCCCGCATACGGCCCCCTGACCAGTAACGCCCTCCTCGCCCACCGCCCGGCAGCCGCGCCGAGCGTGGCGGTATACCGCCACAAGCAGCTCGCCGAGCTCCACCGGACCGTCGTGGCGGGTGTGGTCGCAGCACGGCGTGTCCACACGTCGGAGCCCTGGCCGCAGCCGATCGCCGACGCCGTGCGTCTGCTCAACCTGCTGTGGTGCAGCTGGGGTTCGATCGGAAGGCAAGACACATGGCAGGCGATGGGGCGCGGTAGCGGCGCACGGGCGCTGGCCCGGTCGGTGTCCCGCGGGACATTGGAGGGGCGGGCCGGGCAGTGGGGACTGTTCCGGGAGACCCAATGGCCCGACCTCCGGCGCGGCGTGCTGGAGCTGTATGAACTGCTGTACGACGACAACCCGCGCTGGCACCTGCTGCTTGCGTTGATCGATTGGGCACGGGCTGACCGGGCACACGCCCCCGTCCTCGTCCGCACCCGCTCCCGCTCCGCCGCCGCCGCTGTCGCCGAGGAGCTGGCCGACGCACTCGGCGGTGATGCTGACTCCCTGCTGCTCGCCCCCCAGCCCGGGCCCGCCGTCGGCAGGGGAACCGGTGCGCTGCACGTGATGCCCTATGCGGAACGCTTGGCCTGGGACGCCTTGCCGAGGCTCGAGCTTCACCTCGGTGTCCCCTCGACCTTACGTACCGGCGTGCTGTTCTCCGGTGCTGCCGATGAACACGTCGCCGTTGTGGAGCAGAGCGAGTACACCTGGCTGGAGCGTTCGGCCGGCCGCGCGCTGAACGGCTGGCACGAGCAGATACGCCAGACCGCCGCAGTGCTGAGTCTGGGGGACGTGCCGGAGCTGGCGACGCCCCCGCTGCCCGTCACGTACGGCCCCGTCGACCTCTCCGAACCGTCCTCCGCGCCAGACGATTCACCCCAGCGCGACAGTCGGCTCGCCCTCGACCTCTCGGCGCTCTTCGAGGACTACGACGCCCCGGCCAGGGCCATCGGCACCTCGGCGGACCCCGGCCGCAGCGCCCCGGCGGTAGCGGACGACCCGGTGCCGGCCACGGCCGTGCTCATCGAACCCGGAGGGGCGGTGCTCTGGCTGCGCAGCGACGAGCAGGTCGACGTCCTCATAGGCCAGCGCTACGCCAGGGTGCCCGTGGCCGCGCTCACTCCCGGCAGCCGGCTACTGCGCGCACGCGGCGATGGGCAGTCCAGACTCCACGACCGGCTCGTCATGGTGATGCACGACAGCGCCGAGGTGACCGCCATGGACACGATGATCGGCTTCTTCCGGCAGGCCATCACCGCTGTGCACGAGCAGCGAGGTTCGTGGCCGGAAGTGCTCACCGCCCTGAAGAACCTCGGGAGCGAGGTCTCGTCATGGCAGACGGTGAGCAAATGGGCCGACGGCAGCGTCATCGCCCCGGAGGACCCGCAAGACATCCACCGGGTTGCCCTGCTGGCCCGGGACACCCGCCTGACCGCAGGAGGCACGTGGCAGCGCCTGGCCCGTATGGCGGAGGAACTACGCCGCTTACACCGGGCGCTCGGCCACACGGCGGCGGCGGCGATGACCGAGGCCGCACGGGGCACGGAAGGCCCCGCGCTTCGCCAGCTGAAGACACTGTGCTCCGGGATCGACGTCTCGGAGGTTCTCGAGGAGTTCGACCTGGTTGTCGTCCGCCGCGTCGGCGGCCAGAAGAGCGTTTCCGCGGCCGCCTTGGGCCGCGTGCCAGGCCCCTGCAGCACAAGCAGCTCACCACAGGAGGCGCCGTGAACGATGCCCGCAACAACCCGCTGGCGCCGCACCCCGACAGCGCTGCGGACAACCAGCGGGAGACGGTGCTGATCGAACACCTGACGCAGGTTCTCGCCGACAGGCTCGCCGACCGCAGCGGCGCCCCGCACGCACCCCCATGGACACCACGCGACCAC
Proteins encoded:
- a CDS encoding DNA methyltransferase, with translation MNEKLGAGLPLVSLLEAGPAPVEWSRIAEHESWRKEVHRPATYVHKWWARRLGSVARHLLLAAVSGPDESIADASARLRGLVVYDPFAGSGTTLVEAAKLGAAVVGRDINPVATLTQRQALQPWDLEVLADLFGQVVRKCARPVQELHRTVSNEPVLHYFWVALARCPECGEDVELFTTRVFARHAYPRRFPRAQTVCPGCRGICVTDLSKDERGHCPACDMTFSFQGAVRGRFMTCRLGHRTPVIAALNGAVPERRMYAKLVLRADGRREYRAIDDFDLCLYDKAAKSLADASPDELVRPLGALEEGVSTVQALRWGYDSWERFFNERQRYSLGLIGAALRDLPGASAEREALIASFGRTVEHHNLFCSYKGEGTGPVRSVFHNHVLRPERCSVEGDPWGAQGGSAGFSAVLTRLHKAAQYKSTPLDFKAEASRILAVNQSSLPVARPLSTTWQQFVRDPATAYTTTGDASQTDLPDDSVDLIVTDPPYVDNVHYSELADFFHAWLSAMRPYRGYPDIPSTRAIQEVQNAAPAGFQATAARVWRECRRVLKPGGCLLFSFHQSQTTGWCALMRSLSDAGFVVTTTRAVVAEVATSLAKTAAAEPNRIDVIVVCRDAAGTSAEAAPDLDQAATHALSEIQGLRGAGLRMGPGDVRTAVRAAVLAAGTRQAAADWETLKAEADQRATAAVAEFNTS